Proteins found in one Prochlorothrix hollandica PCC 9006 = CALU 1027 genomic segment:
- the dapB gene encoding 4-hydroxy-tetrahydrodipicolinate reductase — MTVTPPPSAPIPVVINGATGKMGRETVKAVAQAEGLDLIAVLARNPDHIGQDIGEVIGCGPLEIPITNDLEGTLAFAAQEKQIPVMVDFTHPDAVYHNVRSAIAYGVRPVVGTTGLSPQQLQDLAEFADKASVGCLVIPNFSIGVVLMQQAAIQASRFYNHVEIIELHHNHKADAPSGTAVQTAQLLGELGQTYNPPAVQETEKMAGARGAAAAEGIRIHSVRLPGLIAHQEILFGAPGELYTIRHDTSDRGCYMPGVVLAVRKVLELKSLVYGLDKIL; from the coding sequence ATGACTGTCACACCCCCCCCCTCAGCCCCCATTCCCGTGGTCATTAACGGAGCCACCGGCAAAATGGGACGGGAAACTGTCAAAGCAGTGGCCCAGGCTGAGGGTCTCGACCTGATTGCAGTATTAGCCCGCAACCCAGACCACATTGGTCAAGACATTGGCGAAGTCATTGGTTGTGGACCCCTGGAAATACCCATCACCAACGATCTAGAAGGGACCCTGGCCTTTGCCGCCCAAGAAAAGCAAATACCGGTGATGGTGGACTTCACCCACCCCGATGCGGTGTACCACAACGTGCGATCGGCCATTGCCTACGGCGTGCGGCCCGTGGTGGGCACCACCGGTCTCAGTCCCCAGCAGTTGCAGGACTTAGCCGAATTTGCCGACAAAGCCAGCGTCGGCTGTTTAGTCATTCCCAACTTTTCCATTGGGGTGGTCTTGATGCAGCAAGCCGCCATCCAAGCCTCCCGCTTTTATAACCATGTGGAAATCATTGAGCTACACCACAACCACAAGGCTGATGCCCCCAGCGGGACAGCGGTGCAAACGGCCCAACTCCTAGGGGAACTGGGGCAAACCTATAACCCCCCCGCAGTGCAGGAAACGGAAAAGATGGCCGGAGCACGGGGAGCCGCCGCCGCCGAAGGCATCCGCATCCATAGCGTGCGCTTGCCGGGACTGATTGCCCATCAAGAAATTTTGTTCGGGGCACCGGGGGAGCTATACACCATTCGCCACGACACCAGCGATCGCGGCTGTTATATGCCCGGTGTAGTCTTGGCGGTGCGGAAAGTGCTGGAACTGAAATCCCTGGTGTATGGTCTCGACAAAATTCTGTAG
- a CDS encoding DUF2854 domain-containing protein translates to MAIRPSLSNLGVGIGLVLVVIGFWAYATENVSLSLPGLFYGGPLLLIGVALKAAELKPVPFSQPTSAEVLALREQQATATQTQVRTDVNRYRYGQYVHLETTLKALDLIVKNQERPELDGVREENRSGAYALVLEFSTPDTAFSKWQQKQEKMTRFFGPNIAIELSQPKAHRVELALITTTESQQQPSQGQSMAVSS, encoded by the coding sequence ATGGCTATTCGTCCCTCCCTCAGCAACCTTGGTGTGGGTATTGGTTTAGTGTTAGTGGTCATTGGCTTTTGGGCCTATGCCACCGAAAACGTCAGCCTGAGTTTACCGGGACTCTTTTATGGCGGTCCCCTGCTGCTCATTGGCGTTGCCCTGAAAGCGGCTGAACTGAAACCGGTGCCCTTTAGTCAGCCCACTTCTGCTGAGGTGCTGGCCCTGAGGGAGCAACAGGCCACCGCTACCCAAACCCAAGTCCGCACCGATGTCAATCGTTACCGTTATGGTCAATATGTCCACTTGGAAACTACCCTCAAAGCCCTAGACCTCATTGTCAAGAACCAAGAACGCCCCGAACTGGATGGGGTGCGGGAAGAAAATCGCAGTGGAGCCTATGCCCTGGTGCTGGAATTTAGCACCCCAGACACAGCCTTTAGTAAATGGCAGCAGAAGCAGGAGAAAATGACCCGGTTTTTTGGTCCCAATATCGCGATCGAACTGTCGCAACCGAAGGCCCATCGGGTAGAACTGGCCCTGATTACTACGACAGAATCCCAGCAGCAGCCCAGTCAAGGGCAGTCTATGGCAGTATCCAGTTGA
- a CDS encoding MBL fold metallo-hydrolase, whose product MQHLRRWFIALLMIVTTAIGLISWQTQTVAQLPTSNPQQAPADLTLEAAGLTLEKLADGVYGLLASTDFPPTAPNIAICNGSIIIGSDGVLVVDPFQNEDLANLLFSTVAELTDQPIRYALNSHYHFDHSGGNAAAEALQYPIVGRGPIRDFMLTRNREMDPNVTPPDLVLQQSGELWLGDRQVQLVEFDGHSGGTDLIAYIPDSDLLIAGDLLFTERIPYLGDGNIRVWQDTLGQLATAYPTATLWPGHGPLSDPTDLMALQGYLKTLETLALGWKADGLSQEAAIAQTPLPQPYQTYLFQGMFPGNLEVAYQQITLGQDDAASIQAYFQAQAPALRAL is encoded by the coding sequence ATGCAACACCTACGTCGTTGGTTCATTGCCCTCTTGATGATAGTGACGACAGCCATCGGTCTCATTTCCTGGCAAACCCAAACCGTGGCCCAATTACCCACCTCCAATCCCCAGCAGGCACCGGCTGACCTGACCTTAGAGGCGGCGGGTCTCACCCTGGAGAAATTGGCGGATGGGGTTTATGGACTGCTGGCTAGCACCGACTTTCCCCCCACTGCCCCCAATATTGCCATCTGTAATGGCAGCATTATCATTGGTTCTGACGGGGTTTTAGTGGTAGATCCGTTCCAGAACGAGGATTTAGCTAATTTACTCTTTTCCACCGTAGCTGAGTTAACGGATCAACCGATTCGCTACGCCCTTAATAGTCACTATCACTTTGACCATTCGGGGGGAAACGCTGCGGCTGAAGCCTTGCAGTATCCCATTGTTGGCCGGGGTCCGATCCGGGACTTTATGTTGACCCGCAACCGGGAGATGGATCCCAACGTCACCCCCCCGGATCTGGTGTTACAACAGAGCGGTGAACTGTGGTTGGGCGATCGCCAGGTGCAACTGGTGGAGTTTGATGGCCATTCCGGCGGAACAGACTTGATCGCCTATATCCCCGATAGCGATCTCCTAATTGCGGGGGATCTGCTGTTCACGGAGCGCATTCCCTACCTGGGGGATGGCAACATTCGGGTTTGGCAAGACACCCTAGGCCAGTTAGCGACGGCCTATCCCACCGCGACCCTATGGCCCGGTCATGGACCCCTCAGTGATCCCACGGATCTGATGGCCCTCCAGGGGTACCTGAAAACCCTGGAAACTCTGGCTTTAGGTTGGAAAGCTGATGGACTATCCCAGGAGGCGGCGATCGCCCAAACCCCACTACCGCAACCCTATCAAACCTATCTGTTTCAGGGAATGTTCCCCGGCAACCTGGAGGTGGCTTACCAACAAATCACCCTAGGACAAGATGATGCTGCCTCCATTCAAGCCTATTTCCAGGCCCAGGCTCCAGCCTTACGGGCACTGTAG